The following are encoded in a window of Brevibacillus ruminantium genomic DNA:
- the argH gene encoding argininosuccinate lyase, with the protein MKLWGGRFTKQTDKLVEEFTASIGFDQKLARDDIRGSLAHVKMLGACGIIPQEDADKISEGLRGILQEVHAGTFVFNVENEDVHMNIEKVLIEKIGPVGGKLHTGRSRNDQVATDLHLYLRRETKQIVAYLVDLLDALVETAEKNFDVMIPGYTHLQRAQPVLLAHHLLAYVGMFSRDVERLQDGLKRIDTLPLGAGALAGTTFPIDRELVARELGFARIYENSMDAVSDRDFILEFLGAASLVMMHLSRFCEEMVLWSSTEFGFVELDDAYCTGSSIMPQKKNPDVAELLRGKTGRVYGNLIGLLTVLKGLPLAYNKDLQEDKEGMFDTVDTLKGSLQLFAGMIRTMEVRRERVAQALKEDFSNATDLADYLVRKGMPFRQAHEVIGKLVLYCISNGKYLADLTLEEYKQHSASFEEDLYQAIDMRTVVDARDVLGGTGSKQVEQSIRKAKAFIAELEKWTEEALQEEEVRTE; encoded by the coding sequence ATGAAATTGTGGGGTGGACGTTTTACCAAACAAACGGACAAGCTCGTGGAGGAGTTTACGGCCTCTATCGGTTTTGATCAAAAACTGGCGCGTGACGATATCCGCGGCTCGCTGGCCCACGTGAAGATGCTGGGAGCCTGCGGCATTATCCCGCAGGAGGATGCCGACAAGATCAGCGAAGGCTTGCGAGGCATTTTGCAGGAAGTCCATGCGGGGACGTTTGTCTTCAACGTAGAGAATGAAGATGTCCACATGAATATTGAAAAAGTTCTGATCGAAAAAATCGGGCCGGTTGGCGGCAAATTGCACACGGGCCGTTCCCGCAATGATCAGGTGGCGACAGACCTGCATCTTTATTTGCGCCGGGAAACCAAGCAGATTGTCGCTTACCTGGTCGATCTCCTGGATGCGCTGGTGGAGACAGCGGAAAAGAATTTTGACGTGATGATTCCGGGCTATACCCATTTGCAGCGGGCTCAGCCAGTGCTGCTGGCCCATCATCTGCTCGCATACGTCGGGATGTTTTCCCGTGATGTGGAGCGTTTGCAGGATGGGTTGAAACGGATTGATACGCTGCCGCTTGGTGCCGGGGCTCTGGCTGGTACCACGTTCCCGATCGATCGCGAACTGGTAGCAAGAGAGCTGGGGTTTGCACGGATTTATGAGAATTCGATGGACGCCGTCAGCGATCGAGACTTTATTCTGGAATTCCTGGGTGCCGCATCGCTTGTGATGATGCATCTATCTCGTTTTTGTGAAGAGATGGTGCTTTGGTCCTCCACAGAATTTGGTTTTGTGGAGCTGGATGATGCGTACTGTACAGGCTCCTCAATCATGCCGCAGAAAAAGAATCCGGATGTGGCGGAATTGCTGCGCGGGAAAACAGGCCGCGTCTATGGCAACCTGATTGGCCTCTTGACCGTATTGAAAGGATTGCCGCTCGCCTACAACAAAGACCTGCAGGAAGACAAGGAAGGCATGTTTGATACGGTGGATACGCTAAAAGGCTCTTTGCAGTTGTTTGCTGGCATGATCCGGACGATGGAAGTGCGCCGGGAACGTGTGGCTCAGGCATTGAAAGAGGATTTCTCCAACGCCACCGATCTGGCCGATTATCTGGTGCGGAAAGGAATGCCGTTCCGTCAGGCGCATGAAGTGATTGGCAAGCTGGTGCTGTATTGCATTTCCAATGGAAAATACCTGGCAGATCTTACGCTAGAGGAGTATAAGCAGCACAGTGCTAGCTTTGAAGAGGATCTCTACCAGGCGATCGACATGCGTACGGTAGTAGATGCGCGTGATGTACTGGGTGGAACAGGCAGCAAGCAAGTCGAGCAGAGTATCCGTAAAGCCAAGGCTTTCATTGCCGAGCTGGAAAAGTGGACGGAAGAGGCTTTGCAGGAAGAAGAGGTACGTACTGAATAG
- a CDS encoding amino acid ABC transporter ATP-binding protein: protein MISIKNVTKSFGTVTVLHDINLEIPQSQVFALIGPSGAGKSTLIRTINALEDIQAGEIVVDGTSVHEKKTDINKLRANIGFVFQSFNLYPHLTALENVAVAPINVKGVGKKEAEEKGKELLSSLGLGEKFGSYPGQLSGGQQQRVAIARALAMDPKVMLFDEPTSALDPEMVKEVLDAIRKLAGTGMTMAVVTHEMGFAKEICNQIVFMAEGKIVEVAPPSEFFSNPKTDRAQDFLGKVLNH from the coding sequence ATGATTTCAATAAAGAATGTGACGAAAAGCTTTGGAACGGTAACAGTACTTCATGATATCAATCTGGAGATTCCGCAATCGCAGGTGTTTGCCTTGATCGGCCCGAGCGGTGCGGGAAAAAGCACGCTGATCCGGACGATCAATGCGCTGGAGGACATTCAGGCAGGGGAGATCGTCGTAGATGGAACCTCCGTACACGAGAAAAAAACAGATATCAACAAGCTGAGAGCCAATATCGGCTTCGTGTTTCAGTCGTTTAACCTGTACCCTCATCTGACCGCATTGGAAAACGTAGCCGTTGCTCCGATCAATGTCAAAGGTGTCGGCAAAAAGGAAGCAGAGGAAAAAGGAAAAGAGCTTCTGTCCAGCCTTGGTTTGGGCGAAAAATTCGGCTCCTATCCCGGCCAGCTATCGGGTGGACAGCAGCAACGAGTCGCGATTGCCCGTGCTTTAGCAATGGACCCAAAGGTCATGCTGTTTGACGAGCCTACCTCGGCGCTTGACCCGGAAATGGTAAAGGAAGTATTGGATGCGATCCGCAAGCTGGCAGGTACGGGGATGACGATGGCTGTTGTGACGCATGAGATGGGTTTTGCCAAGGAAATCTGCAATCAAATCGTCTTTATGGCAGAGGGGAAAATTGTTGAGGTAGCACCCCCTTCGGAGTTTTTCAGCAATCCGAAGACGGATCGGGCACAGGATTTCTTGGGCAAAGTGCTCAATCACTAG
- a CDS encoding amino acid ABC transporter permease, whose amino-acid sequence MGYQMEWGVIADNLPLFWEGLLITLKISAMALLFSLPIGIVAGLCRISRNRILSFIASAYVELVRGIPLLVLLLWIFFVLGRFLRIDSFWAAVLGLAIFSGAFVAEIIRAGIQSVPRGQMEAARSSGMSYVQAMRLVILPQAFRKVLPPLASQFIILIKDSSLASVISVVDLSLVGNNLVATTFRVLEIWTFIAAVYFCITFSLSQIVRYLERKYRVYE is encoded by the coding sequence ATGGGTTACCAAATGGAATGGGGCGTGATTGCGGACAATCTTCCTCTTTTCTGGGAAGGGCTGCTGATAACGCTGAAAATCTCAGCGATGGCGCTATTATTTAGCCTTCCGATCGGAATTGTGGCAGGCTTGTGCCGAATTTCCCGGAATCGGATTCTTTCCTTTATCGCCTCTGCATACGTGGAATTGGTTCGAGGGATTCCTCTTCTCGTGCTGCTGCTGTGGATTTTCTTTGTACTGGGTAGATTCTTGCGCATCGATTCGTTCTGGGCTGCCGTCCTTGGCTTGGCTATATTCTCGGGCGCATTTGTGGCGGAAATTATTCGTGCCGGTATACAATCCGTTCCACGCGGACAAATGGAAGCAGCGCGTTCGTCGGGAATGAGCTACGTGCAGGCTATGCGGCTGGTGATACTTCCGCAGGCTTTCCGCAAGGTACTGCCTCCGCTTGCCTCCCAGTTTATCATCCTGATCAAGGATTCTTCGCTCGCTTCGGTCATTTCCGTTGTGGACTTAAGCCTGGTGGGGAACAATCTGGTGGCGACCACCTTCCGCGTGCTTGAAATTTGGACCTTCATCGCAGCTGTCTATTTCTGCATCACCTTCTCTCTTTCGCAAATCGTACGTTATTTGGAACGGAAATACCGTGTATACGAATAG